A window from Cyprinus carpio isolate SPL01 chromosome A11, ASM1834038v1, whole genome shotgun sequence encodes these proteins:
- the LOC109059921 gene encoding LOW QUALITY PROTEIN: EF-hand and coiled-coil domain-containing protein 1 (The sequence of the model RefSeq protein was modified relative to this genomic sequence to represent the inferred CDS: inserted 2 bases in 1 codon) yields the protein MLFVCLDDLLNSLIHFDTINGILVRENMEKSDACDPYSRPARRTQWIVSTLAYHYGLDRGVENEIIVLATGLDQYLQEIFHHLDCQGDEKIPAEDFNILCEILGLNKECDLEECAGIWDNLPKEFSFRQFHAKLCGYFSTKAGCQYENGRLLVGKESEHIETQIRLRSPLRRREKLLSLGTSKTRESGEPPASSTVDRHASVCRQLGSCTRECYEEIVALEEAEDRITKLEEENASLRELVEDMRAALQSSDARSLALQVGLWKSHSKHKPEGGCFIAHQRQTAQKPNTSENLKDIQSFLREVEYIRSSRDGQIEEAMLFNQKLEQELRVSQETVLLLEDCIRTLKKEQVEMRKRVEEARQAVLSGLKKVKELETKASLVPVLQRHIEQLEMELLFYRSEVSKTSVPFISKPDRRYNGASQTAPRCCLDTEQDRHSPTGRAETVPDTMEEQLFRSVEGQAASDEEEERWTGEQQRQVDXVKRILTRLSCCGDRCDEKAAKRLLSHFGDSRTEESQTAVLELLERVIRLNKQLELKESQAKRAEMDTDQMRHALVQELQQMAEETELLHLELQMLETERVRLSLVEEKLMDVLQLLQQLRELNVSRRSLGKILLSTLESCSDPQHGKAHILEVLNALCHELAACEILSNGKTIEKAQSHQSLDNSLLISC from the exons ATGCTGTTTGTATGCTTAgatgatctgttgaattcattaATCCATTTTGACACTATAAATGGAATTCTTGTGAGGGAAAATATGGAAAAGTCGGACGCATGCGATCCATACAGCCGACCCGCGCGCAGGACACAATGGATAGTGAGCACTCTGGCGTATCATTACGGACTAGACCGTGGAGTGGAAAACGAAATTATAGTCCTCGCAACAGGGCTGGATCAATACCTCCAAGAGATATTTCATCACCTAGACTGTCAGGGAGATGAAAAAATACCAGCCGAGGATTTTAACATTCTTTGCGAGATTTTAGGACTCAATAAAGAGTGTGATCTGGAGGAGTGCGCGGGGATTTGGGATAATCTACCCAAAGAGTTCAGCTTCAGGCAGTTTCACGCAAAACTGTGCGGCTATTTCAGTACCAAAGCTGGATGCCAGTATGAGAATGGGAGGTTGTTGGTTGGGAAGGAGAGCGAGCATATAGAGACGCAGATCAGACTCAGGAGCCCCTTGAGGCGGCGCGAGAAGCTGCTGTCTTTGGGTACCAGTAAAACGCGAGAAAGCGGAGAGCCGCCTGCTTCTTCCACTGTGGATAGACACGCGTCGGTTTGTAGGCAGCTGGGGTCCTGCACGAGGGAGTGCTATGAGGAAATCGTGGCCCTTGAGGAGGCTGAGGACAGGATAACAAAACTTGAGGAGGAAAATGCGAGTCTCAGGGAGTTGGTGGAGGACATGCGCGCAGCTCTTCAAAGCAGTGATGCTCGATCTCTGGCCTTACAG GTGGGCCTGTGGAAAAGCCACTCGAAACATAAACCAGAGGGTGGCTGTTTTATTGCCCACCAAAGGCAAACAGCCCAGAAACCTAACACTTCTGAGAACCTGAAGGACATCCAGAGTTTCTTGAGAGAAGTGGAGTACATCCGGAGTTCCCGGGACGGGCAGATCGAGGAGGCCATGCTCTTCAACCAGAAGCTGGAGCAGGAGCTGCGAGTATCACAAGAGACAGTGCTGTTGCTGGAGGATTGTATCAGGACTCTTAAAAAGGAGCAGGTTGAGATGAGGAAAAGAGTGGAGGAAGCCAGGCAAGCTGTTCTCAGTGGCCTCAAGAAAGTGAAGGAGCTGGAGACCAAAGCCAGTCTTGTGCCTGTTCTGCAGAGGCACATCGAGCAGCTAGAGATGGAGCTTCTGTTCTACAG ATCTGAAGTGTCTAAAACATCAGTTCCATTCATCAGCAAACCAGACAGACGGTATAATGGGGCTAGTCAGACTGCGCCACGCTGTTGCCTAGACACAGAGCAGGATCGACACTCGCCGACGGGACGTGCAGAGACTGTGCCTGACACTA TGGAGGAGCAGCTTTTCCGTTCAGTGGAGGGTCAGGCGGCATCTGATGAAGAGGAAGAAAGATGGACCGGAGAGCAACAGAGACAAGTGGA GGTGAAGCGAATCCTCACCAGACTGTCCTGCTGTGGAGACAG GTGTGATGAGAAAGCAGCGAAGAGGCTGCTGTCTCATTTCGGCGACTCTCGCACAGAGGAGAGTCAGACGGCTGTGCTAGAGCTGCTGGAGAGGGTCATACGACTCAACAAACAACTAGAACTGAAGGAGAGTCAGGCCAAGAGGGCAGAGATGGACACTGACCAG ATGAGGCACGCCCTGGTCCAGGAGCTACAACAGATGGCCGAGGAGACGGAGCTGCTCCACCTGGAGCTGCAGATGCTGGAGACGGAGCGGGTGCGTCTGTCTCTGGTGGAGGAGAAACTGATGGATGTGCTACagcttctgcagcagctgcgagAGCTG aaCGTCTCGAGAAGATCTTTAGGAAAGATTTTGCTCAGCACATTGGAGTCCTGCAGTGATCCTCAGCATG GGAAAGCACATATCTTGGAGGTGCTCAATGCTCTTTGTCATGAGCTGGCTGCATGCGAGATCCTCTCTAATGGCAAGACGATAGAGAAAGCACAGAGTCACCAGTCTCTCGACAACTCCCTGCTCATCTCCTGCTAG